The following proteins are co-located in the Apium graveolens cultivar Ventura chromosome 5, ASM990537v1, whole genome shotgun sequence genome:
- the LOC141724637 gene encoding alanine--glyoxylate aminotransferase 2 homolog 2, mitochondrial-like yields the protein MMRRFGSLKRIISSSPEKYLQRRCLSPPEAATAQLLSTENEPKMPAFDYTPPPYTGPTADQILSKRKEFLSPSMFCFYNKPLNIVDGKMQYLFDDSGRRYLDAFGGIATVCCGHCHPDVVQTIVNQTKKLQHSTILYLNNEIADFAEALASKLPGDLKVVFFTNSGTEANELAMMIAKLYTGCNDIISVRNAYHGNAAGTMGATAQCNWKFNVVQTGVHHAMNPDPYRGVFGSDGEKYAKDVHDLIQFGTSGNVAGFICEAIQGVGGIVELAPGYLSAVHSTIKKAGGLFISDEVQSGFARTGSHFWGFESHDVVPDIVTMAKGIGNGIPLGAVVTTPEIAQVLTRRSYFNTFGGNPVCTAAGHAVLKVIEKEKLQDNAHVVGSYLKERLNALKDKYEVIGDVRGRGLMLGVELVTDRQQKTPANAEILHVMDQMKEMGVLVGKGGFYGNVFRITPPLCFTKEDADYFVDVMDHAMSKI from the exons ATGATGCGTAGATTTGGATCATTAAAAAGAATAATCTCATCGTCGCCGGAAAAATACCTGCAACGACGTTGTCTTTCGCCACCAGAGGCAGCTACAGCCCAGTTACTGTCCACCGAAAATGAACCCAAAATGCCGGCGTTTGATTACACCCCTCCGCCGTACACTGGCCCCACCGCCGACCAGATCTTAAGCAAGCGTAAAGAGTTTCTCAGCCCTTCCATGTTCTGCTTTTACAACAAACCC CTGAATATAGTAGATGGGAAGATGCAGTATTTGTTTGATGATAGCGGCAGACGATACCTTGATGCATTTGGAGGGATTGCTACAGTTTGTTGCGGCCACTGCCATCCAGATGTGGTGCAGACAATTGTTAACCAGACCAAAAAATTACAGCACTCCACCATTTTGTATCTAAATAATGAAATTGCTGATTTTGCTGAAGCTCTGGCTTCTAAGTTGCCTGGCGATCTTAAG GTTGTGTTTTTCACAAATTCTGGGACCGAAGCAAATGAGTTAGCAATGATGATTGCAAAGTTGTATACGGGCTGCAACGACATCATATCTGTGAGAAATGCATACCATGGAAATGCTGCAGGTACCATGGGGGCAACTGCTCAGTGTAACTGGAAATTTAACGTTGTTCAG ACTGGAGTTCATCATGCCATGAACCCAGACCCATATAGAGGAGTTTTTGGTTCTGACGGTGAAAAGTATGCTAAAGACGTTCATGATCTCATTCAGTTTGGTACTTCAGGCAACGTTGCTGGTTTTATTTGTGAAGCAATTCAG GGAGTTGGTGGTATTGTTGAATTGGCTCCAGGTTACCTGTCTGCGGTACATAGCACCATCAAGAAAGCAGGAGGACTTTTTATATCTGATGAAGTTCAGTCAGGATTTGCTAGGACAGGAAGCCATTTTTGGGGATTTGAGTCCCATGATGTTGTGCCTGACATTGTTACAATGGCAAAG GGAATCGGAAACGGAATTCCCCTTGGTGCTGTGGTAACTACCCCTGAGATTGCCCAAGTTTTAACTCGCCGCAGTTACTTCAATACCTTCGGAGGAAACCCTGTATGTACTGCTGCAGGGCATGCTGTCCTGAAAGTTATTGAAAAGGAAAAACTTCAGGACAATGCACATGTTGTGGGATCCTACCTGAAAGAGCGTCTTAATGCCCTTAAGGATAAATATGAAG TTATCGGAGATGTAAGGGGGAGAGGTTTGATGCTGGGAGTTGAACTTGTTACAGACCGCCAACAAAAAACTCCTGCAAATGCAGAAATTTTGCATGTGATGGATCAAATGAAAG AAATGGGAGTATTGGTAGGCAAAGGTGGGTTCTATGGTAATGTTTTTAGAATAACACCCCCACTCTGCTTTACTAAGGAAGATGCAG ACTACTTTGTGGATGTTATGGACCACGCAATGTCAAAGATCTAA